Genomic window (Marasmius oreades isolate 03SP1 chromosome 3, whole genome shotgun sequence):
TCAATCTCGTCTAGATAGACCACGACGAACTCAATCGCGTGATTGCAAGAAGCTGACGGTGGAATAGGAAAGAAAGGGGCCCATCCTGGACCCAAATCATGAATAGGGTGGTTGGAGAGTTTCAGCAGCTGGTAGCGAGTCTTTTGGTAGTCGTTGGTTAACGGCTCGTAGAGCTGTGTTGAGAAGTGAGGTTGGTACAGTTTAGACATAAAGAATAAGTCCCAGTGAAAATTGACACTATTACTGGTACTTTGCCAGCTATTATCGGGTAAGTGTAAGCGAAATATCTGCCAATAGGTGGCAATTGTCTGGCAATAGCAAAAATGGGTAGTGCTGTATGTATGTCACTACAAACATGTCAAGATGTACGTGAGCAATGCTGTAATGAAAACTGAAAACTGAAAACTCTCAATTAGCATGGCACTCCCACATCAAAAATGCAACCAAATCAAGAATTTTACCTTCTTGGGAGCAACGTCAAGGGACAGCAAGAGAAGGGATAAACCAAGCAGTTTATTTAATTTGAGAATTGCCAAAATAGTGATGTTGTAGCAAAATGTACTCAAGTAGTTAGGGTACCAAAGCCCATTTTTGCTATTGCCAGACCATTGCCAGCTATTGGTGGATATTATCGCTTGCTGCTCGCTTATACTTACCCGAATAGCTGACAATAGCTGGTAATGGCCCGTAATATTGTCAATTTTTACTGGGAATAAGTACTTGCCCTGTTAATTGACATGTTGTCTATCAATGGCGGATGCGAGGACATTGGCGATCGACAGAAACAGTTTTTAGCAATAGAGAACAAGTCTCTACCTTTTAGATTGGGGATTGCACATTCAGCAGGCAACACATGCATGCCGAAGGAAGTTCCATCTACCGAGGGAAACATGGCTATACCAGTGTTGGGATCTGAGTGTGCGAAGATGCATAGAAAGGGTATGACTGGTATATCCTGGTTCgacatcagcaacttacacAATTTGCCGGTGAACTTTCCCggcttttctgggcttttcgGCCGGTTTGACCAGTCCACCCCCTCGCAAGTTCACCAGCTCCTTCACATATCGCAACCACACGCCAGCCAATGAGGTCGAAATAGCTGGCATATGTTCCATAACATGATAGCTGCCCTTGGAAAGCCTCCAACAGTGGAGGTTTTTGTGAAAAGTTGAGGTGACTGGAAAATTTTGGCAGGCGGACCCGAGCAAAACTGAGCTTGCtggaaatcagacatagctGGTGACTGGTcgacttgttggcttgtGCAAGTCCAAAAAGTCGTCAAAAAGTTctcaccagtaaattgtcaAGATGCTGATGGAAGGCCGGTCCTGGTCCCTCGAAGCTTCATCATCATGGTTGGTCTTTGCCTTTTTCGCACGACGCTCCATCGAACTAGACGCGCGCGCATTTTGTcgcttttggtggtaatCGGCCTGTGTGGGCGAAGCCATCAGGGCATGCAGTGGATGGTTGGAGGATGCAGTGGTGTTGGAAATATTGGAACGGACTTGGACATTGTCCTCAAGGACCACGTGGTGTCCCTCCATTCCATGAACATACTTTTAGAAACCGAAGTTTCAGTGGCCACTTATACGGCCGGGAGACGAATCTGACCATCTGTTAAACAAAAAGGTCTGGAAAATAGTATTAGAAACGATAATGGTCTCCTTGAATCGATTCTTGGCGTGACGAACGCAAGGCGGGCCTACTAACAACAACACACGAAACGCGAGACAGGACTCTCAACTGGCTTTTGTCATTGAAACAATGCCTAGAGTAAGGCGAATGCCCTCGATCGTTATCGTTACATTCCTCACCTGTCAGAAATTACACGCGTTCGCAGCGTGCAAGTTAATTTAAATTGTATGCAGCTAGGAGAACGGTCCCGGTGCAATTGTTCAAAGGAGACGACGAAAAGACCATATTTAGATCGAAGCATTGTACTATGCAGCAGCTAGTAGATTACTTTCTAATACTAACCAACTTCCTACCTCTATCCCTCTCCACGTCAAACTGTGTCCGCATACCGCTACCCTTCGCCAGGCGCTTCCCCTTACCACCAATGCCGTTCCCCATACCGAGAGGAGCATGTCCACCGTGCAACATCTTCATTAGACCTTGCATGATCATGACAGGATTCCGGCTTCCCCATACTTTCCCGCTAACGTCTTTGATCCCAGCTGCCTTCAGAACCTGATGCATAATAGGACCACACCGTAAACCAAAGCCGGTAGGTCGAGGTCGCATTATGATTTCCGTGGATCGAAATTTGCTCTTCATATCTGTCCAAATCGTCCTGTTCTCGTATCTGTCGACATAGTCCAGCTTCTTTAACGCGTCGATTCGTGCCTTCTGGAAAGCCGTCTCGCGTTCCTCATCCATTCCTATTCCCAAACCAACCATGCCATTCCCGTCACCGGTCACAAGGAAAACCTGAAAATGTTTTATCTTCCCTTTCCCGGTCTGTTGCGTTGTCCATCGCTGAACGAGGGGAAAGATGAAAAAGTTTTCGTTCGAAACCGAAGCGTCAACTCCAGCACTTTCGTTGAGAGTTATCTCCTCTTCACTTAGATCTGTTCTCGTGGGTTCCCAACGCGGGTCTTCAAAATCGAAACCATCGAGCGCCATAGCTTCATGAAACATTGAAGTGTGATTCCGTACGACAACGCGGTTGTGGAATGGATTTTCGGGGGTTGGCGGAAGTTCAAGGACGTCGCGCGAGTCCATGAGAGGATCGGCGGACATGAGATTTGGGTATGGACGgcgttcttcctcttcttcggtcTGCGCAAGAGGATCTATGAGGAGGTTTCATCAATATTAGGTATGGAGAAACGTCATACTGTACGTACTGGCTTCAGCTATAGCTCTCCTTCGCGCCAGTTCTGCTTGTTCTTCGGTCATAAACTGCTCCTGATACTCAGCGTCTGTGTATTGAAACGCTCAATTTCCGAGAAAATAATAGAAGATGGAATAAAACAGCTCACCTCCAACGGACTCAGAGCTTGTGTTGTCGACGACATCCATCTTGAGTCCGTATTGACCTAGAAGTTCAGCAAGTTGACGCATAGAAGAGACATCAACTCCTTCCTCCTTGGACATGATTGCGACCGTCAGCTCTTGGAACTTCTCTTTCTCAGGTCTGTTGAGCATCACGATAGCTTCCTGCGCCTCTTGTGTATCTAAAACCTCTGTAAGATCTTGGTGGTTGGATACTTGATATCTGCCTGAGACTTGCAAACGTAGAGACCGCAATAAGCCAAAAGAAGACGCAGTATACAATTAGTTGGGGACATACCAGACGTTGGCTCAACCTTCGCCTCCGCTTCCTTTGAACCCATCTCTGAAGACTCGGGAACCTCACCCGATGATTCCGAACTCACTTTAGATTCCAAAAGACGTGTTATTTCATCATGcagctcctcctcatctaAATGAGGATAATTCTCCTCTAGAAACATAACCACTCTCTCAACCTGCCGTTCATCCTCCGCACTCTTTATAAGCCCAGCACTGATCTTCACAAGCTCGTCCCTCGGTAAATCCGCCCTCAAATTCTGGTAGAGTTCGCCAAAAGGTCCTTGTGCGAGGGAGTCAGGTAAATTCGAAAGTTTGTTTTGGGAGATACAACGGCGACACAGGGGGAGAGAGGCGAAGGGATATCGGTCCAAGGCTTTTTGAGGTCGAAGCAGACGCGTTGTGGATACTATCTGCCTCGAGAGCCTATGCATCTTTTTTAGCGGAGGACGCTCGGAAGTGCTGGTGCGCCGTGTGTCTTAGCACTAGATGGCTTGTAACGCGTTAATCTGCAGATAATacagtaaaaaaaaagtgcCGAGTGCGTTGACAACGAAAGGGAAATCGCGGCCCTGGAAGTTTTAGTCAAACACGACCACATAACGTGTCGACGGTCAAAATCAAACCTTTCAACGACGACCATAATGTCAGATCCTTCCACCTTGAATTCAGCCGCCTCTGACGTTGTTGGAGTTGATCACAACTACTTGTTCAGCTGCATAGACAGAGACAAGTAAGCTCAATTTATTCAAATGATCGGGTTTCTTTGAAATCGATTATTAACGTTTCGATTGAGCCAAGCGTTCATGGATTGAACCTGACCGTTCCAGAAGACGCCAAAGAACTCATCAAACCATGGGACCAAAGAGAACAAACCGACAAATTTGCTGATTCTGGTGTCGACGATCAGGTCAGATCTAGCTTCCAGAATCCGAGTGTATGTACGGTCGGCTGAGTTAATTCATCGCCCCCTTTCCAGATCGTTATACACGTCCCCTTCACGCAGAACGTTAGAATTAAATCGATCTTGCTGAAAGTAGGTGAGTACATCATGTGGTTCCCGCATTGTTGTACCTTACCGTTTTAATGTATATTCCACCTTTTCGTAGGCCGTGGGGAGTCTGCGCCACGGCATCTTAGAGTGTACGCAAACCACCCCACGATCGTAGATTTTCAAGATGCGGAGACGACGAAGCCGCAAATAGACATTACATTGTTAGAGGAAAGCCATGTCGTGGAGTACCCTGTACGCGTGGCTGCGTTTGCGAGTATCAACTCGTTGTCGATCTTCTTTGTAAGTTCTGATGCTATTTTAGTCGCTACCGAGACCTACgattctctttctttactttcAGAGCGATTCGGTTGGGGCAGAGACCTCCCGTGTGTATTTCATCGGTTTCAAAGGCGACGTTAGAGAACTACGCAAGGAACGGGACACACACATGGATGTACCGGCCGCTAACGCTGCGTCCTCGACACTCTTTGATAGGTTAGCGGAGAAGGCAGGGGGCCAGCAGACAACGGCACGATAGGCTTTCGCAAGTAGAAGAAGACTGTCTAAAAGCATACAGTTTTCCATATCGGCATGGCAATAGTATCACTTGCTCGTGTATTGTTATGATTCCTGTACATTTGTAACCAGAAGAAACACCAGAACCCAAGGGGATTTACAATCGAAAACTCTACTTGTGAGTGCGCCAAAAACAAAAAGGAGAAAGAATGCAGGTTTTGTACATTGCGTGGGACTTTAACTTAGAATACATAGACTGTGTCGAAAGGTAAGCAATTCTCTAAGGTTTTGGGTAggagggaaaggaaaggaaaatggTCATGAGGCTACATGCGACGCAAAAAACTTCGTTGGTAGAAACCAATATCGTGGTGAACGTAGGTAATCTGCGGCCCTCCTACACGTTGTGAAAGCTGATGGAGGGTGCTCTCGCATTCGCTGAGTTTCGAGTGGAATGGCAGGGGGAAATTCTGAGGCTTTATGGGGCTCAAGAGCGGTGGGGGAAGGGGTTGGATGTCGGCCATTGGCGAAAATGCTGAGCGGTCGAGTCCCTGTCCCTGATGGCACTTGCTCCAACGATGACGACGTTGAAACGAATAAGCCTGGACCAGGACTGGTCGAGAGTGGAGGCCAAGAGAGGCGTATTTCACTCTGGCAAGCGGGGACTGTCTTCGACGTCCCAACGGCAGTCGACGGCGATATCGCTGTGGCTGGTGAGGAAGCCGAGAGGCGGGGAAAAAATCTGAGAGGTGTAAAGAGCGTGGATTTGAGTCGTTGGGTCTCAGCCAGTAGCTTTTTGGTAGGGGAAAGGGGTCTTGAGGGAACGTCAATTGGGCTAGATATGTATAAGGGAAAAGGTGGCTGACTGGATAGTTGTGGGTCTGAATGATTCGAGTAATTGGAGAAGGAAGCAGACTCGGGCGAGACGGACGATCGGTGATCGAAAGAAATGTGGGTCGTGGTATACGAACTCTGCAAGGAAGAGTaggaagacgaagatgacaGATTCGATGCTGCCGTCCATATGGTGGGAGAGGTCATCTCCCTGTCTTCAGCCGTGCTGATACTATCTCCCAAATGCACCGACTGTGGGACTATGACGGTCTGGTCCATGGCGCTTGAGAGGAATAAGGCCGACGATGGCTCGATAAACTCGACAGCAGTTTTCATGAGGGAAGATGTGGCGGAAATGTGTTCTGGACTTCTGTCATAGTAATGCGGCCTGCCGCAGCTCGTATCGATCACTAAAGGTTTTCGAATCGCTCTACCGCCGAAGGTAGAATCAAGTCCACTAGGAGTGATCGGGAAAGAAGTGGAGACTGAGGAATTCAACGAGTCAGAGCGAGGTGTCTGCGGTGGAGCAAAGAAGTCACAACATTCTTCGTCCATAGGGCCATGTTTAAAATCATATTCGGAGTCATCAAAGGATACAACTCGCGGGTTACAATCGACCCACGAAGAATGACGAAATAGATCGTCGTCGGGAGTGTGATGAGCAAAAATAATGTCGGAGTCGGCAGCAGAGTCCTGACTCCAGCATGACTTGAGCTCGGATTGTTTCGACGGCTGAGACTTGCGAGCCGACTGCTTAGTGGACGAGTCGCTGTCAATCTCCATTCCTGCCTCCCAAGGACACCGCGCCATACTACCCTCGAAGATCGCACCTTCAGAATAGAAGGTATCTACTTCTTCGATCGCCTGCCGTAACTCGGGGATGGTCATACGCTGTCTCCACTCTATTTCGAGCATACGAACAAGCACAGCATTGAGCTCCTGAGATATGGGTAAGACAGTGGGTAGGAAGCCAAAAGGGTCCCGAATATAAGCTTGGAAGGTAGGATCAGAAGCGGATGCAGACTTCCAGGGGTTACGTCCAGTAGCAAGGTTGAGGAGAATGATCCCCAATGACCAGATGTCATTAAACATGGGTGAATAAGGGCCTGCAATAGCAAAGTCTCCCCCTTGACATTCTGTTGGAAGGCGATAATCGTTAGCACTCTATAACTCGTTGGAGACAGAACAAAAAACTCACCCGGACTCATGTGATAGATGCTACCGGTGCGGAACTCCTCACTTAGCTTGTCGGTAGTAGCCAAGCCAAAGTCAGTGATAGCTACTCGTAATCCGTCGTCAAAGCACAGAATGTTTTCAGGCTTGAGGTCGCGGTGATAGATCCCCAGCTGATGGCAATACTCGACGGCGTCGAGAATCTGTAAGAAAACATGCCTGATGAGGTAGTCGTCGCCAAGGTACCGAGACCTGTGTAAGATCTGGGAGAAAAGGTCGTGGTCCGGGGCATAGTCCATGATGATGTAGGTGTAGTTGTAGTCCTCTACTACGCGGTGAAGGGTGACAACGTTCGGGTGGGCACCTGCAATCTGGTGGAGAGCGATTTCGCGCATGTGCGCCTGCCGTTGGCGCAGAGGTTGTGTAGAGTGGTTATGCGGCAGACATTTGACGGCATACGAAGGCGAGGAAGGTGAACAAACATCTTCAGCTCGATAGACGACCCCATAGCCCCCAACTCCAAGAATCTCGACGAGTTCTAGCGAGTCGTCATCGATGAGCGTACCGAGGGGAGGGTGGGAAGAGGTTGTGGACATGGCAAAGACAAGAAAACAAGGCTGACGGAGAGGAAACGAGGGAGTGAGTCCGCTGCAAGCACAACCTGTAAGACAAACAAATATTGTGGAAAGAGGTCAGTTATATGTATGTGAACGAGTACAGGAAACTCCAACGTGACCGCCATTCATTTTGGGGCGTGGAGAACATGAGGTGGATGGACTGAAGAGAACTCACGCAGAACGGTCGCCCGATCGTTTCACGTTGATGTCGTGCAGAAAACGAAGTGTGAAATGGTAACGCTTACAGAGGACAAGCAGGCGGTGAAGAATTCCGCTCGTTTAGAGGTCAGGCCTATATAGCATGTCTCTAAGCAAATCAGGCTGAGAATAACCGAATCCGCCATGGAATCTCGGAAAATAAGACAAGACCGTGTACCCTATTCGGTATCTCATAATGAAAAATGATCGGGTGGAATTCCGAGACATGGACATGTCATGGGCATGATGATTAAGGGCGTCTGAGCGAGCATCGTACCAATTTATAGTCCCCCTCGAATTACGCTGCATTGCAATATGACCCCGTATTGATCATAGACGGAGAAGAGCTTCGGAACTGCTGACCTTTGCTTCGGCTTCATTTGAAGGTTGGCGGCAAGCGTAAAGAACGCTCAAGGACACCTCAAATCTGGTGTTCGGCGGTGCATACTGTTCGTATGCCGATTTATACCCAACGCCGAGTACTGCAAAGAAATCATAAAAGGATATCTTGGAAAAGCTGTGGCAACGGTTTAGTGGTGTCCGACTCGGGGTGCCTAGCACAACCGGTGCCGAGATGTATGCAGGAAACTCTGGGTTCGCAAAGAAGGATTATAATAAGCTAAGAGTTGATGGTCGTACCCTCATCAGCTATGTGCCTAGTATTGTTGAAGCAGCGATGCTAGGGCCCATGGTTGACCGAATTGAGGAAGCGGTATGACCTAAACGCGTCCAACCACAACGTGTTGTTAGTGGCGTTTACGCACGTGACCTCGGTTATAAGTTTGCGGCAGCAGGACACACAAGGCTTGTCCTTGTCCTCAACGTCCTCTGGGTCCGGCCGCGGCGACAGGCTTCCCCCGTTCTCTACTACGACAACGAAGGCGTAGACGGTTGTGTCTTCCTTGATCCCATCTTCATCGATACTATCCTCCTTTGCCGTCATCCGCCTCGCTGTCGATCACCATGTCTTCCCGATCCTTCACGGTATTCCAGGATACACCAGTCTCCGATACCCCTCACCACAAAGATCCCAGTTTATCTCCTACGCTATCCCCCTTGACGTCATCCACCATGCATATCTCTGCAAACCTTGGTCCTGTCACCGCTACAGACAAGGAAAACTTGGATCCAATTACCGGAGAACCCGTTGTCGCCAGTGGTACCAACGGGAAAAAACGGAAAACAAGCGTTCTAGCCACGAAGTCACTCACTCCCTTGGGACCAGTCTTGAAGGATGTCAAAGACTCCGTCGAAGGTCAACCCGAGACGAAGAAACGCAAGTCTTCCGTCTCTTCGGGCTCGAAGCCGAAAGTGAAGAAGGATGGTAAAGGGTTGGGATCAGGGAAGAAGACAGCAACAAAGAAATCAACGCGCAAGGCGTTAACGATGCCCAAggttgatgaagaagttgacatCGAGAGGGACGCCAGAGAACAGGCACTCGTTGATTCCAGATGTCGAGATTTGACTGTCAGCCCCTTGGCCGACGTGTCAGAAGCATATATCAAGTCGAGCGTATTTGGCGAGGTCGTCCTCGAGCGCCCTGTCTCCGAAGATTCCCGATGGCTGTCAAAGGTACTTCAGATTATCCTGCGTTCGCTTACAGGACTAATATTTCTGATGACAGGAATCTTCATGTGAGCCTGATATCCGTGATTACCTTACCACCGCCCACCTTTCCGCGTCCACGTCGTCTTCAACCCTTCGCGGGTCATCTCCTGCTTGCGAACCAGCCAAGGTTTTCTCTACCCCAGAGCGCAAGAGAATTTATTCCGCGTTTACTTTCCAATCCCCGTCTCCTGCCAGGACACGTCTTCACAAAAAGTCCAGTGATTCTATTCACATTGGTCCTTTGAACTTCGGTGAACTAGACGATACGTCATCATGATGATGCCCTTCCCAAGTCATTATGATATGTCTTCGCGCCATATCACGTCCAAAATACTTGTCGCCGTCCTTCTCATTCATCATTAACTACCCATCGCAATCTTCTATTTTCAAGCTTCCCTCGCATGCCTGTCGTATCCACAATATTGAACATAGTCGCCCACAATTACATCATGTTCAGTTCCCCTTGTTTACATGCAAACCAGCATCTTATTTCTATTTATCGCAAGTgttttcttgttttcttttctttccgtCCTACGCATCTCCTTGAAAGCTATCTTTGTGACTTTTAATCTCGGTATTGGTCCTGTCATAGCAATAGCATGTAATTCCATCACTGCATTGTTCGATGACCCGTGTACCGAGCTCAACGCGTGGCGCGTCTGTAAACTACCACGTGATGGCGATACAGTATTCCGCAAATTGACATGACACATAATTAATTACGGGTCCGCCTCGGACTTTGAAATACTACGCCCAGCCGATGTGCCGCGCGCGCTTACATTGTTCTTTTGCGAATCTACGATTGGCGAGTTTCGTTCTGAAGTCTCGAGCATGAGAAATATTACGAGTTCTCTTCAAGTTCTGAGCTTAAGCACTGCCAAGCGCAGTGGAAGACCGTCATCACCAAGAGACTGCAAGTACCATGCTCTTCTCTGGGCTGATCGGACCAGAGTCCAGTTCGATGGAACGGAAAGCCTGCAGTCCTCTATGAAAGTTAATTCACTCCCGACGGGTGGGTTACGGACCAAGTAAATAACACCTGCAGGAAGTCATTGATTCGATATTGAAGGTGTTGCATCCTCGTTTTCCCAAAATTTCCTCCAAAATGCAGCGGTACACTGCACCCTAGGGTACCATGCTACTTCCAACACCTTCCGCCAGTGCCTTCAAATTCGTTCTTGACACCGCATCGTCAAGAGACGATGTATTGCCTCGTCGGAACCTCTTAACCTAACGGCGAAGAGGATCGGCTGATGTGAAGACGTCTGCGAGCAATCTGCGAGCGTAACATTGGTTTGCATGTTGTTCATTCATTCATAAACGTTACCCGACTCTTGAACGTTGTTTTGGGACAGCCTTCGTTTCACCCTCATCCATCATTGCACAGGTGTGTACAGGGTATTAGTATCGTGCGTGTCCACCCTTCCGACCGTTCTTTTTGAATGGTATTAGACCTTTCCCATTCACCGGACCTTCTCTTCTAACAGAAGAGTTGAAACCCACCCTCCTTCTCCAGTGACAGCGATATGTTGGACAATGGACATAAACCCCACTTAGCTCCAGTTCCACTTTGAGGTCTCAAAAAAGAGGTTTCAAGTCTTTCCATCAGAAATTTCCGAAAGGTGGACGATCGTGGACGCTTTTGTCAAGAACACGGACACAGAGTGTCGGTCCTCGGATATCCTTCCCGGGCCGCGATCCCTCTTACGTTAATGTGATTTGTCTACCGTTTACTTACCATGCATCACAAATTCCCTCTCTTTCCACCGACCGATAGACTGCTTCTATGGACTTTCTCCCCCTTCTATACGGACCCTGTACATACAGTCACAGGGTGCTGTGTACACGGGTAAGTAAATATGCCAGCACACTAGGGAACATCTAACCTGC
Coding sequences:
- a CDS encoding uncharacterized protein (BUSCO:EOG092634G9) yields the protein MHRLSRQIVSTTRLLRPQKALDRYPFASLPLCRRCISQNKLSNLPDSLAQGPFGELYQNLRADLPRDELVKISAGLIKSAEDERQVERVVMFLEENYPHLDEEELHDEITRLLESKVSSESSGEVPESSEMGSKEAEAKVEPTSVSGRYQVSNHQDLTEVLDTQEAQEAIVMLNRPEKEKFQELTVAIMSKEEGVDVSSMRQLAELLGQYGLKMDVVDNTSSESVGDAEYQEQFMTEEQAELARRRAIAEANPLAQTEEEEERRPYPNLMSADPLMDSRDVLELPPTPENPFHNRVVVRNHTSMFHEAMALDGFDFEDPRWEPTRTDLSEEEITLNESAGVDASVSNENFFIFPLVQRWTTQQTGKGKIKHFQVFLVTGDGNGMVGLGIGMDEERETAFQKARIDALKKLDYVDRYENRTIWTDMKSKFRSTEIIMRPRPTGFGLRCGPIMHQVLKAAGIKDVSGKVWGSRNPVMIMQGLMKMLHGGHAPLGMGNGIGGKGKRLAKGSGMRTQFDVERDRGRKLVSIRK